The genomic DNA TTTACCGATTTCACTTGTGTTCCAGTATTTTAGGAATTCATAGATTGCCTCTTTTTTATCACTATCTGTACTTGCTGGGATGGCATAACCAACACCATCTAAAATCGCTGTTTTTTCACCGTCCGTACTTGCTTGCGGTAATGTCGTTACACCATAATCGATTTCGTTTGCTTTCAAGCCGTTATTCAACCACGGTCCGTTGATGATGATCGATAATTGCCCAGCGTTCATCAAGTTATCCATCTCTGCTCCTGAAATCGATTCTGGTCCTGCTTTATCGACATGGATCATTTTTTGGATGGCTGTTAGTGTTTCAAGATTTTCTGGTGAAGCGAACTCAGATTTTGTATAATCATCGCTGACAAGTTTTCCTCCATTTGCCTTCATCCAGTTATAAAGTGGCGCAGTACCATCTTTATTGAAGACAAAACCTGAGACATTTTTACTACTATCGGTCAGTTGCGGAGCCATCTCTGTTAATTCTGTCCAAGTAGTTGGTGGTGTTGTTTCATCCAAGCCAGCTTGTTTGAATAATTCTTTGTTCCAATACATATACATCCCTTGTACTTGCATCGGAATAAAATATTGCTGATCATCCACCATTCCTAGATCTACCGCAGTATCTTTGAAATCTCCTTTATCCACACCGTCATACTCCCAGAAATCATCTACAGGCTGCACAGCCCCATTCTCCACATATTGAGCAAAATCAGCGTAGTTCAGTGCAACAAAATCTGGCGCTTTTTTTGAAGAAATAGCCGTTGGTAATTTTTCATTCAAATTAGCCCATGTCATCACATCCATCTCAATCGTGATGTTTTTGTCATTATTCTTATTAAAATCATTGACGATTTCTTGTAAGATTTCCCCGTCAGAAGCTGTAAACCCATTCCAAAAAGAGAGTGTGACTTCTCCGTCATTTTTACTTTGGGAAGAAGCACCACCGCCACAAGCACCTAATATTCCAGTCGCAGCCAACAACAATGAACCAATAATCAATTTTTTTCCTCGCATCTCTATCTCCTCCTTATTTGTTCGGGGTCAAGCTTGTACGGATCACATTCCAAGATAACGGTTTCAATTTGCAATTCAACTGATTTTCTTTATGTTCGTAGGCTTTTGAAGACACAGGTTTGATTTGCTCATTTCCTGCTTGATTGACCGCTTTGATTTCATAGCCAGACATCTCTGAAAACTCGATGACTTCCTCAATCTTTAAGTCAGAAAATTGTAGATCTAAACTCATCTCTTCTTCTCCACGATTCACTGCAAAGATCACCAACTCATTTTTTTCTTCATTAAGCACTGCAATACTTTCTAAATATGGGACTGTATCAAACTCACTCGTTGCATACGTATCGACAGTGATTTCAGGTCGTAAAGCAATACCTTGTCCTAAAGTCGCGACTTGCATAAACGGATAATAGATTGTTTGACGCCATGCTTCACCGTCTTCTTCTGTCATGATCGGAGCAATCACGTTGACTAGCTGCGCCAGACAAGCAATTTTTACTCGATCAGAATGTTTTAACAAAGTGATCAATAAACAGCCCAATACTAAAGCATCCTCAAAATTATAGTGATCTTCTAATAAAGGTGGGGCAACTTGCCATGGCTTGACTGTTTGATCATGTTC from Enterococcus mundtii includes the following:
- a CDS encoding ABC transporter substrate-binding protein, encoding MRGKKLIIGSLLLAATGILGACGGGASSQSKNDGEVTLSFWNGFTASDGEILQEIVNDFNKNNDKNITIEMDVMTWANLNEKLPTAISSKKAPDFVALNYADFAQYVENGAVQPVDDFWEYDGVDKGDFKDTAVDLGMVDDQQYFIPMQVQGMYMYWNKELFKQAGLDETTPPTTWTELTEMAPQLTDSSKNVSGFVFNKDGTAPLYNWMKANGGKLVSDDYTKSEFASPENLETLTAIQKMIHVDKAGPESISGAEMDNLMNAGQLSIIINGPWLNNGLKANEIDYGVTTLPQASTDGEKTAILDGVGYAIPASTDSDKKEAIYEFLKYWNTSEIGKKWSIENGFPAYLSSVAEDEEVKNDPIVSELSKQMEYAEPYLPGFTKIAAINNDIINPLIEKLLAGEDPEQLMNDADDQINDLLKE